From Calothrix sp. PCC 6303, a single genomic window includes:
- a CDS encoding photosystem I assembly protein Ycf4 codes for MTVSTTIDKGNQVLHQKVLGSRRFSNYCWAMIVSMGATGFFLAGISSYLKVNLLFVSDATKLVFVPQGLVMGLYGTAGILLSLYLWLVIIWDVGGGYNDFNRETGKVKIFRWGFPGKDRKIEVICSIRDVQSVRLELKEGISPKRALYLRAKGRRDIPLTRVGQPISIQDLEIQGAELARFLSVPLEGL; via the coding sequence ATGACGGTATCAACAACCATAGACAAAGGCAATCAGGTTTTACATCAAAAGGTTCTCGGTTCCCGTCGGTTCAGCAACTACTGCTGGGCAATGATCGTTTCTATGGGAGCAACAGGCTTCTTTCTAGCCGGGATATCTAGTTACTTGAAGGTTAATTTACTCTTTGTTAGTGATGCTACTAAACTGGTATTTGTCCCTCAAGGATTAGTAATGGGGCTATATGGTACTGCGGGAATACTTTTATCCCTGTATCTATGGCTGGTAATCATTTGGGATGTGGGTGGAGGATACAATGACTTCAATCGGGAAACTGGAAAAGTGAAAATTTTTCGCTGGGGTTTTCCAGGTAAAGATAGGAAGATTGAAGTTATTTGCTCAATCCGCGATGTCCAGTCAGTACGTCTAGAGCTAAAAGAGGGTATTAGTCCTAAGCGAGCTTTATATTTGCGGGCTAAAGGTCGCCGTGATATTCCTCTAACAAGAGTTGGACAACCCATCTCGATTCAAGATTTGGAGATTCAAGGTGCTGAGTTGGCGAGATTTTTGAGTGTTCCTTTGGAAGGACTTTAA
- a CDS encoding HetZ-related protein 2 has translation MTTIAEQLAQNWQSRLMAECPEQSESIRRSIVSWLLGSDLERFEELSKSPRDLHIAKQAMEYRWRILQQRYLGKGRDIAYRNLINRLGSLVTLRNKIQTWVALSRDRQRSVLDVLQEVIQELLQSDNYMQQQMASITTFSSDPRLQNALLFASVEEYCLRPVRNQPLLVYRFVNYLRRTQRGGLTQVPTSDLVKLVSEEVLTDDSDNRINLVDNQAIADYIEEQELQEQQGLRSEVKEEFETYLKDNVGDEAVIWLQLYLEGKSQDAIAKKMEKPIKDIYRLREKVSYHAVRVFAMKNKPELVNAWLGTSLEEHNLGLTIEEWQKLLEKLTPLQRQIIDLKKADFDNEAIALKLKFKAHQVVGEWTKIYLTAQELRSKE, from the coding sequence ATGACAACGATTGCGGAACAACTGGCACAAAATTGGCAATCGCGCTTGATGGCTGAGTGTCCAGAGCAAAGTGAAAGTATTCGTAGAAGTATTGTTTCCTGGCTTTTGGGAAGCGATTTAGAACGATTTGAGGAACTAAGCAAAAGTCCCAGAGATTTACATATCGCTAAACAAGCGATGGAATACCGCTGGCGAATTCTTCAGCAACGATATCTTGGTAAAGGTCGGGATATTGCTTATCGTAACTTAATTAATCGTTTGGGGAGTTTAGTCACGCTGCGAAACAAAATTCAGACTTGGGTAGCTCTAAGTCGAGATCGTCAACGCAGTGTGTTGGATGTTCTCCAAGAAGTAATTCAAGAACTGCTGCAAAGTGATAACTATATGCAGCAACAAATGGCTAGTATTACTACATTTAGCAGTGATCCTAGATTACAAAATGCTCTACTTTTTGCCAGTGTAGAAGAGTATTGTTTAAGACCAGTACGGAACCAACCATTGTTGGTGTATCGCTTTGTTAACTATTTACGTCGTACACAACGGGGTGGTTTAACTCAAGTACCGACTAGTGACTTAGTTAAGCTGGTATCAGAGGAGGTTCTAACCGATGATAGCGACAATCGGATTAACCTAGTTGATAATCAAGCGATCGCTGATTATATAGAAGAGCAGGAATTACAAGAACAGCAAGGTTTACGTAGCGAAGTCAAAGAAGAATTTGAAACTTACCTCAAGGATAATGTGGGAGATGAAGCAGTAATCTGGCTGCAACTCTACTTGGAGGGTAAATCCCAAGACGCGATCGCTAAAAAGATGGAAAAACCAATCAAAGATATCTACCGTCTCAGGGAAAAAGTGAGTTACCATGCTGTCCGGGTTTTCGCTATGAAAAACAAACCAGAACTGGTAAATGCTTGGTTAGGTACTTCTTTGGAAGAGCATAATTTGGGACTAACAATTGAAGAATGGCAGAAATTGTTAGAAAAATTAACACCGCTGCAAAGACAGATTATTGACTTGAAAAAGGCTGATTTTGACAACGAAGCGATCGCATTAAAACTCAAATTTAAAGCCCATCAAGTTGTGGGAGAATGGACAAAAATTTACCTTACAGCCCAAGAACTGAGAAGCAAAGAATAA
- a CDS encoding carbon dioxide-concentrating mechanism protein CcmK produces the protein MSLQAVGALETKGFPAVLAAADAMVKAGRVTLVGYIRVGSARFTINIRGDVSEVKTAMAAGIEAAESCHGGTLESWVIIPRPHENVEAVLPIAYTDEVQQYRDSVNNPIVRR, from the coding sequence ATGTCACTACAGGCAGTTGGAGCACTCGAAACCAAGGGATTTCCTGCTGTATTAGCAGCAGCAGACGCAATGGTGAAAGCAGGACGCGTCACCCTGGTTGGTTATATTAGAGTTGGTAGTGCTCGTTTTACCATTAACATTCGTGGGGATGTTTCGGAAGTTAAAACTGCCATGGCTGCGGGGATCGAAGCAGCAGAAAGCTGCCACGGTGGTACTCTGGAATCTTGGGTAATTATCCCTCGTCCTCATGAAAACGTTGAAGCTGTTTTGCCCATCGCTTATACAGATGAAGTGCAACAATATCGAGATTCAGTTAATAATCCCATAGTTCGCAGATAA
- a CDS encoding BMC domain-containing protein: protein MPQAVGVIETLGFPAVLAAADAMVKAAGVTIVYYGIAESGRLIVAVRGHVAEVKRAVDAGIEAGEATFGGEVITYYVVPNPPENIETVLPIHFTSASEPFRLF, encoded by the coding sequence ATGCCTCAGGCTGTCGGAGTAATCGAAACTTTAGGATTTCCTGCTGTACTCGCAGCAGCAGATGCAATGGTGAAAGCTGCTGGAGTCACCATTGTCTACTATGGGATCGCCGAAAGTGGTCGGCTCATAGTTGCCGTGCGAGGTCATGTAGCCGAAGTCAAACGAGCCGTTGACGCGGGTATAGAAGCTGGCGAAGCAACTTTTGGTGGAGAGGTTATTACCTATTATGTGGTACCCAATCCGCCAGAAAATATCGAAACGGTGTTACCGATTCACTTTACCAGTGCATCTGAACCTTTCCGTCTGTTTTAG
- a CDS encoding DUF3146 family protein, protein MSAKRLPETTAHVRIIRQSWQEGLLEGEVRAGDFEWQFKWHFHQGELAVRPSQGRALIKEPLGRFLEQKDYQLEPGGDYAFTIRAEL, encoded by the coding sequence GTGAGTGCTAAACGTCTACCTGAAACCACAGCGCACGTCAGGATTATCCGCCAATCCTGGCAAGAAGGCTTACTCGAAGGCGAAGTGCGAGCGGGCGATTTTGAATGGCAATTTAAATGGCATTTCCACCAGGGAGAATTGGCAGTTAGACCATCCCAGGGTAGAGCCTTAATTAAAGAGCCTCTAGGTCGTTTTTTAGAGCAGAAAGATTATCAATTGGAGCCAGGAGGCGATTATGCTTTTACAATTCGGGCAGAGCTATAA
- a CDS encoding PrsW family intramembrane metalloprotease — MMQSNVLEHARQGDPQAIALLMNRSLKPQGISVEAVLEEHCLLFEVNSEKVPDQEALVKFIHKGMNNLRVKSIQKIIISAQLVNQNSIAWIQELDLEKVDFGELDVKNSQLNTSQPKNNNFEQDKVANDIQLIKTRLNTAFHQHNFHLNINLKNNCLQILIESVSVPKQSLVTAIIRKELSPLELQSLPLIKVYGREIGEDLPAWFQEFEIGEQKLVAVNASNKQNANPEFLSVLRTFKFASVVPYKDALSRELYSSNKVKLLLFFGLFPLAVSLLAYTSNLGAIVFILGIYYSSIWAVVLYNLLKPAAFSWSNTIKCALFTAFIGIPILLLAQGIPPFTYLYAAIRQEGILLKMIGFILGVGVLEESCKALPVYLFLLRPGKLKDPLTSAFYGAISGLGFAIAEGVSYSYKYANSLAAGDTDLGLYVLLNTIRFVSLPLYHAIWAGIVGYFMGLAAINPSRRGSIILIGLSVSAILHGCYNTFSNGLIGFAILAFSILLFVTYLNRSQQIVDEMQKAEFSYKK, encoded by the coding sequence ATGATGCAGTCGAACGTTCTTGAACATGCCAGACAAGGCGATCCGCAGGCGATTGCCTTACTGATGAATCGTTCGCTAAAACCCCAAGGTATCAGTGTAGAAGCGGTTCTGGAAGAACACTGTTTACTATTTGAAGTCAATTCTGAGAAAGTTCCTGATCAGGAAGCCTTAGTCAAATTTATCCACAAAGGGATGAATAATTTGAGGGTAAAATCAATCCAAAAAATTATCATCTCGGCTCAATTGGTTAATCAAAACTCAATAGCTTGGATACAGGAATTAGATTTAGAAAAAGTGGACTTTGGCGAATTAGACGTTAAAAATTCTCAATTAAATACATCACAACCAAAAAATAATAATTTCGAGCAAGATAAAGTTGCTAATGATATCCAATTAATTAAAACTAGATTAAATACTGCCTTTCACCAGCATAACTTTCATCTAAATATCAATTTAAAAAATAATTGTTTACAAATACTCATAGAATCAGTCTCGGTTCCTAAGCAATCTTTAGTAACGGCGATTATTCGTAAAGAATTATCACCTTTAGAGCTTCAATCCTTACCGCTGATTAAGGTCTATGGTAGAGAAATTGGTGAAGACTTACCTGCTTGGTTTCAAGAGTTTGAAATAGGTGAACAGAAACTCGTAGCAGTTAACGCATCTAATAAACAAAATGCAAATCCTGAATTCTTGTCAGTTTTACGGACATTTAAATTTGCCTCTGTTGTTCCTTATAAAGATGCCCTGAGCCGCGAACTTTATAGTAGTAATAAAGTTAAATTACTATTATTTTTCGGATTATTTCCCTTAGCTGTGAGTTTGCTAGCTTACACATCAAATTTGGGGGCAATTGTCTTTATTTTAGGCATCTACTATTCTTCAATTTGGGCAGTAGTTTTATATAATTTACTAAAACCAGCAGCATTTTCTTGGAGTAATACAATTAAGTGTGCTTTATTTACAGCTTTTATTGGTATCCCCATCTTACTACTTGCTCAAGGTATACCCCCATTTACCTATCTTTACGCGGCAATTAGGCAAGAGGGAATTCTCCTGAAAATGATTGGTTTTATTCTGGGAGTTGGGGTTTTAGAAGAATCATGTAAGGCTTTACCAGTTTACTTATTTTTACTACGTCCAGGTAAATTAAAAGATCCCTTAACATCAGCATTTTATGGTGCAATTTCTGGTTTAGGATTCGCCATTGCCGAAGGTGTAAGCTACTCTTACAAATATGCCAATAGTTTAGCCGCAGGAGATACTGATTTAGGGCTGTATGTTTTGCTTAATACTATTAGGTTTGTATCGTTGCCTTTATATCATGCCATTTGGGCAGGAATTGTCGGTTATTTTATGGGATTAGCGGCAATTAACCCATCTCGACGAGGTTCAATTATTTTGATTGGCTTATCAGTTTCTGCCATATTACATGGTTGTTATAATACTTTTTCCAATGGCTTAATTGGTTTTGCAATTCTTGCATTTTCAATTCTGTTATTTGTAACTTATCTCAATCGCAGTCAACAAATAGTTGATGAAATGCAAAAAGCTGAATTTAGTTACAAAAAGTAG
- a CDS encoding polyribonucleotide nucleotidyltransferase yields the protein MGEFEKSISFDGRDIRLKVGLLAPQAGGSVLIQSGDTAVLVTATRSQARDGIDFLPLTVDYEERLYAAGRIPGGIMRREGRPPERVILTSRLIDRPLRPLFPSWLRDDLQVVAVTMSMDELVPPDVLAVTGASIATLLAGIPFNGPMAAVRVGLVGDDFVINPTYAEIEAGDLDLVVAGSPDGVIMVEAGANQLPERDIIEAIEFGYEAVQDLIQAQRDLMAELDLKIVQEQPPEADASLENFIGDRATADIKKILAQFEFTKTQRDAALDEVKAGIQEAIAQLPEDDSIKLAATANSKTLGNTFKDITKKLMRRQIVEDNVRVDGRKLDQVRPVSCQVGIIPKRVHGTGLFNRGLTQVLSACTLGTPGDAQNLNDDLQSDQQKRYIHHYNFPPYSVGETRPLRTPGRREIGHGALAERALIPVLPPKHEFPYVIRVVSEVLSSNGSTSMGSVCGSTLALMDAGVPISKPVSGAAMGLIKEGDEVRILTDIQGIEDFLGDMDFKVAGTDSGITALQMDMKISGLSLDIIAQAVNEAKSARLHILEKMLQAIDKPRAEMSAYAPRLLTIKIDPDMIGLVIGPGGKTIKGITEETGAKIDIEDDGTVTISAVDESKAKKARLIIQGMTRKLNEGDVYLGKVTRIIPIGAFVEFLPGKEGMIHISQLADYRVGKVEDEVAVGDEVIIKVREIDGKGRVNLTRLNIHPDQATAAREAATK from the coding sequence ATGGGAGAATTTGAGAAGTCAATATCCTTTGACGGACGGGATATTCGGCTGAAAGTCGGCTTGTTGGCTCCCCAGGCTGGTGGGTCTGTTTTGATACAATCTGGAGATACAGCGGTATTAGTTACAGCTACGCGATCGCAAGCCAGAGACGGCATTGATTTTTTGCCTTTGACAGTTGATTATGAAGAGCGGTTGTATGCTGCTGGAAGAATTCCTGGGGGGATAATGCGACGTGAAGGTCGTCCCCCAGAAAGAGTAATTCTCACCAGCCGTTTGATCGATCGTCCTTTACGTCCTTTGTTCCCTTCTTGGTTGCGAGATGACTTACAGGTGGTCGCTGTCACCATGTCGATGGATGAATTGGTACCTCCTGATGTATTAGCTGTTACAGGTGCCTCCATTGCCACCCTACTGGCAGGAATCCCCTTTAATGGTCCCATGGCAGCCGTGCGTGTCGGCTTGGTGGGGGATGATTTTGTCATTAATCCCACCTACGCAGAAATCGAAGCTGGTGATTTAGACTTGGTAGTAGCAGGTTCACCTGATGGGGTGATCATGGTGGAAGCTGGGGCAAACCAGTTACCAGAACGGGACATCATCGAAGCGATCGAGTTTGGTTATGAAGCTGTGCAAGATTTGATCCAAGCGCAGCGAGATTTGATGGCAGAATTGGACTTGAAAATTGTTCAGGAACAACCCCCTGAAGCTGATGCAAGTTTAGAGAATTTTATCGGCGATCGCGCGACGGCTGACATCAAGAAAATTCTGGCACAATTTGAATTTACCAAAACTCAAAGGGACGCAGCTTTAGACGAAGTTAAGGCTGGAATCCAAGAAGCGATCGCGCAACTACCAGAAGATGATTCCATTAAACTTGCCGCAACTGCCAATAGCAAAACCCTAGGCAACACCTTCAAGGACATCACCAAAAAGTTGATGCGCCGCCAAATCGTCGAGGATAATGTCCGTGTCGATGGTCGCAAACTTGACCAGGTTCGTCCTGTATCCTGCCAAGTGGGAATTATCCCCAAACGGGTTCACGGTACCGGACTCTTTAACCGAGGACTAACTCAAGTCCTGTCTGCTTGTACCCTGGGAACACCAGGAGATGCCCAAAACCTCAACGACGACTTACAGTCAGATCAACAAAAACGCTACATCCACCACTACAATTTCCCCCCCTACTCCGTAGGAGAAACCAGACCCCTCCGCACCCCAGGACGTAGGGAAATTGGACATGGTGCCTTAGCGGAAAGAGCATTGATCCCTGTGTTACCACCAAAACACGAATTCCCCTACGTAATCCGTGTTGTATCAGAAGTTCTTTCCTCCAACGGTTCCACATCCATGGGTTCAGTCTGCGGTTCCACCTTGGCATTAATGGATGCAGGTGTACCCATTTCTAAACCCGTCAGCGGTGCTGCCATGGGTTTAATCAAAGAAGGAGACGAAGTTCGCATCCTCACTGACATTCAAGGAATTGAGGACTTTTTGGGAGACATGGATTTCAAGGTCGCTGGTACCGACTCCGGAATCACCGCTTTACAAATGGACATGAAAATCTCTGGTTTATCCTTAGATATCATCGCCCAAGCTGTAAACGAGGCAAAATCCGCACGCTTACATATTTTGGAGAAAATGCTCCAAGCTATCGATAAACCCCGTGCTGAAATGTCTGCCTACGCACCACGTCTTCTCACCATCAAAATTGACCCAGATATGATCGGCTTGGTGATTGGACCCGGTGGTAAAACCATCAAGGGTATTACCGAAGAAACTGGTGCCAAAATAGACATCGAAGATGATGGAACCGTGACAATCTCCGCTGTAGATGAAAGTAAAGCCAAAAAAGCTCGTCTCATCATCCAAGGAATGACACGCAAACTCAACGAAGGAGATGTTTATTTAGGTAAGGTTACACGAATTATCCCAATTGGTGCTTTTGTCGAATTTTTACCTGGTAAAGAGGGGATGATTCACATTTCCCAACTTGCCGATTATCGTGTTGGTAAAGTTGAGGATGAAGTCGCAGTTGGCGATGAAGTCATCATCAAAGTGCGAGAAATTGATGGCAAAGGTAGAGTTAACTTAACTCGCTTAAACATCCATCCAGATCAAGCAACCGCAGCGCGTGAAGCGGCAACCAAGTAA
- a CDS encoding DEAD/DEAH box helicase — protein sequence MAILHGSWLIKNQNSCFFLWGETWKTPANQLFQDPSAPVLPYPLAMTTLELVEWLRSSGINTTAKSQLKIPNSVLSANNSNSQASSKGKTSRSVESTPQPSNNSVIIALPTQIEDNNSVDKLTFLPIHSAKFNLEPPPVIYLQPWQVEGLCLNPNEALKFLVSLPQNITDEQNEFLGGDLRFWSQIARWSLDLVSRCKFLPGINQNTQGDYIASWQAVLDSSIDNSRLDKFSHLMPLSSRMYQIDHKHDNSIICLDFPQEPQSLILDFLNHLIDAQIRGKIGSLSPAETRLITTLPVAIRQWFQGLTTASNAINTESFLVERLNATLKAWTLPLEYQLAGKTLFRTCFELRSPAPNQTNWTLAYSLQASNDPEFRIDAATIWNHPVEKLTFENRIVEQPLENFLRGLGLASRLYPVIGESLENPSPEYCQLNPTQAYEFIKSVAWRFENSGLGIILPASLANRGEVANRLGLKITAQTSPQKQVKLGLQSLLNFQWELAIGGQTISKAEFDKLVALNSPLVEINGEWVELRPQDIKTAQAFFESRKDQVSLSLEDALRLSSGDTQTIEKLPVVSFEATGVLQELVTALTNHQAIETLAIPSTFQGQLRPYQERGVSWFAFLERWGLGACLADDMGLGKSVQFITFLLHLKEQKLLDKPTLLVCPTSVLGNWEREVRKFAPTLKVLQYHGDKRPKGKAFEAAVKKHDLLITSYSLIHRDLQLLKTINWQIVALDEAQNVKNVDAKQSQAVRQLESNFRVALTGTPVENRLQELWSILDFLNPGYLGNKQFFQRRFAMPIEKYGDTASLTQLRSLVQPFILRRLKSDRTIIQDLPDKQEMAVFCGLSVEQAKLYQKVVEDSLAEIETAEGLQRRGMILGLLVKLKQVCNHPSQYLKQDSLKEQDSGKLIRLKEMLDVVLEAGDRALIFTQFAEWGKLLKPYLEKKFGREIFFLYGSTTKKQREEMIDRFQQDPQGPPIMILSLKAGGVGLNLTRANHVFHFDRWWNPAVENQATDRVFRIGQTRNVQVHKFVCTGTLEEKIHDMIESKKQLAEQVVGGGEEWLTELDSNQLRDLLLLDRGAIIEDED from the coding sequence ATGGCAATTCTACACGGTAGTTGGTTAATTAAAAATCAAAATAGTTGCTTTTTTCTTTGGGGAGAAACTTGGAAAACCCCCGCAAATCAGCTATTTCAAGATCCATCTGCACCAGTTTTGCCCTACCCCCTGGCAATGACCACTTTGGAACTTGTTGAATGGTTACGCTCTTCTGGTATCAACACAACGGCAAAATCCCAACTTAAAATTCCTAATTCTGTATTATCTGCTAATAATTCTAATTCTCAAGCAAGTTCTAAGGGCAAAACATCCAGGTCTGTCGAAAGTACTCCTCAACCATCAAATAATTCCGTGATTATTGCGCTTCCAACTCAAATTGAAGATAATAATTCGGTTGACAAATTGACATTTTTACCCATACATTCTGCCAAGTTTAATTTAGAGCCACCTCCAGTTATATATCTCCAACCTTGGCAGGTTGAAGGTTTATGTCTCAATCCCAATGAAGCTCTGAAATTTTTGGTTTCTCTACCTCAAAATATTACTGATGAGCAAAATGAATTTTTGGGGGGAGATTTACGTTTCTGGTCGCAAATTGCCCGTTGGAGTTTAGATTTAGTTTCTCGATGTAAGTTTTTGCCGGGAATTAATCAAAATACTCAGGGAGACTATATTGCAAGTTGGCAAGCAGTTTTAGATAGTTCTATTGATAATAGCCGACTTGATAAGTTTTCTCATTTGATGCCGTTGTCATCTCGGATGTATCAAATTGATCACAAACATGATAATTCGATAATTTGTCTGGACTTTCCCCAAGAACCTCAAAGTTTAATTTTAGACTTCCTTAATCATCTAATTGATGCTCAAATTAGAGGTAAAATAGGTTCCCTTTCTCCAGCCGAAACGCGATTAATTACAACTTTGCCAGTGGCTATTCGTCAATGGTTTCAAGGATTAACAACGGCATCTAATGCTATTAATACAGAATCATTTTTAGTTGAAAGGTTAAATGCAACCCTTAAGGCTTGGACTCTACCATTAGAATATCAACTAGCAGGCAAAACCTTATTTAGGACTTGCTTTGAATTACGTTCACCTGCACCTAATCAAACAAACTGGACTTTAGCCTATTCTCTCCAAGCATCTAATGATCCAGAATTTCGGATTGATGCAGCCACAATTTGGAATCATCCGGTTGAAAAGCTAACTTTTGAAAATCGAATTGTTGAACAACCTCTAGAAAACTTTCTTCGAGGTTTAGGATTAGCTTCACGACTTTATCCGGTAATTGGTGAAAGTCTAGAAAATCCGTCTCCCGAATATTGCCAATTGAATCCGACTCAAGCTTATGAATTTATTAAATCTGTAGCTTGGCGATTTGAAAATAGTGGTTTGGGTATAATTCTCCCGGCAAGTCTGGCAAATAGAGGTGAAGTTGCTAACCGTTTGGGTTTGAAAATTACGGCTCAAACTTCTCCTCAAAAACAAGTAAAATTAGGTTTACAAAGCCTACTCAATTTTCAATGGGAATTGGCAATTGGTGGACAAACTATTTCTAAAGCTGAATTTGATAAATTAGTTGCCCTAAATAGTCCTTTGGTAGAAATTAATGGAGAATGGGTAGAGTTACGTCCTCAAGATATTAAAACTGCCCAAGCTTTTTTTGAATCTAGAAAGGATCAAGTTTCATTATCTCTAGAAGATGCATTGAGGTTGAGTAGTGGGGATACTCAAACCATTGAAAAATTACCTGTTGTGAGTTTTGAAGCAACTGGAGTATTGCAGGAGTTGGTTACAGCTTTAACAAATCATCAAGCAATTGAAACATTAGCAATTCCTAGCACTTTTCAAGGACAATTACGTCCTTATCAAGAACGTGGTGTTTCTTGGTTTGCCTTTCTCGAACGTTGGGGTTTGGGTGCATGTTTGGCTGATGATATGGGATTAGGAAAATCAGTCCAATTTATTACTTTTTTACTACATTTAAAAGAGCAAAAACTTTTAGATAAACCTACGCTTTTAGTTTGTCCAACTTCAGTTTTAGGAAATTGGGAACGAGAAGTTAGAAAATTTGCTCCAACTTTGAAAGTTCTGCAATATCACGGTGATAAACGTCCTAAAGGAAAGGCATTTGAGGCAGCCGTAAAAAAACACGATTTGTTAATTACTAGCTACTCATTAATTCACCGAGATTTACAATTACTCAAAACCATTAATTGGCAAATTGTAGCTTTAGATGAAGCGCAAAATGTCAAAAATGTCGATGCTAAACAATCACAAGCTGTACGTCAACTAGAATCAAACTTTAGGGTAGCTTTAACTGGGACACCAGTAGAGAATAGATTACAGGAATTATGGTCAATTTTAGACTTTCTTAACCCTGGGTATTTGGGCAATAAACAGTTTTTTCAAAGACGCTTTGCCATGCCAATTGAAAAGTATGGTGATACAGCATCATTAACCCAATTACGTTCTTTAGTACAGCCATTTATTCTACGACGTTTGAAGAGCGATCGCACAATTATTCAAGATTTACCAGATAAACAAGAAATGGCTGTATTTTGTGGCTTATCTGTGGAACAAGCTAAGTTGTATCAAAAGGTAGTTGAGGATTCTTTGGCAGAAATTGAAACCGCTGAAGGTTTACAACGTCGAGGGATGATTTTAGGATTATTAGTTAAACTTAAACAAGTTTGTAATCATCCATCTCAATATCTCAAACAGGATTCTTTAAAGGAACAGGATTCAGGTAAGTTGATTCGCTTGAAGGAAATGTTAGATGTGGTTTTGGAAGCGGGGGATAGGGCATTAATTTTTACTCAGTTTGCTGAATGGGGTAAATTATTAAAACCCTATTTAGAAAAGAAATTTGGACGAGAAATTTTCTTTTTATATGGCAGTACCACTAAAAAGCAACGAGAGGAAATGATCGATCGTTTCCAACAAGATCCTCAAGGACCACCAATTATGATTTTATCACTGAAAGCAGGTGGAGTCGGTCTAAATCTGACTCGTGCTAATCATGTATTTCACTTTGATAGATGGTGGAATCCAGCAGTAGAAAACCAAGCAACAGATCGTGTTTTTCGGATTGGACAAACTCGAAATGTGCAAGTTCATAAATTTGTCTGTACTGGAACTCTGGAAGAGAAAATTCATGACATGATTGAAAGTAAGAAACAATTGGCTGAACAAGTTGTTGGTGGGGGAGAGGAATGGTTGACTGAACTTGATAGTAATCAGTTACGAGATCTATTATTGTTGGATCGAGGTGCCATAATTGAAGATGAAGATTAA
- a CDS encoding SWIM zinc finger family protein, producing the protein MTTDYTLQASREWWSQKWLELLDSYRFKKRLERARNYARQGNVLSIEFKGAKVIAKVQGSEPEPYKVSLSLNPFTDEEWNYVIETMSQKAVFAAKLLAGEMPQDIEYVFTASGLSLFPFTLADVHSNCTCPDKANPCKHIGAIYYQLGDRFSEDPFVLFQLRGRTKEQIIHDLRQLRNQTSEPHNHDLEVVSEIDSQKQTPLKIDSFWQYNEPLESSLVVITPSSGETILDVLGTIPLSRDDEDIPVLAAGDVVMKYLSHVYQDVSQKAVLSAMNIENS; encoded by the coding sequence ATGACGACTGATTATACTTTACAAGCTAGCCGGGAATGGTGGTCACAAAAGTGGTTAGAATTACTTGATTCTTACCGCTTTAAAAAACGTTTAGAACGCGCACGTAATTATGCACGTCAAGGGAATGTGCTTTCCATCGAATTTAAAGGTGCAAAAGTTATAGCTAAAGTGCAAGGTAGTGAACCAGAACCCTATAAAGTTTCGCTTTCACTAAATCCTTTTACGGATGAAGAATGGAATTACGTGATTGAAACCATGTCACAAAAAGCAGTATTTGCTGCTAAATTGTTGGCGGGAGAAATGCCGCAAGATATAGAATATGTTTTTACTGCTAGTGGTTTGTCTTTGTTTCCCTTTACCCTAGCAGATGTTCATAGTAACTGCACCTGTCCTGATAAAGCTAACCCTTGTAAACACATTGGTGCTATATATTATCAGCTAGGCGATCGCTTTAGTGAAGATCCTTTTGTTTTGTTTCAGTTACGGGGACGTACTAAAGAGCAAATTATTCATGATTTACGGCAATTACGCAATCAAACATCTGAACCCCACAATCATGATTTGGAGGTTGTTTCAGAAATTGATTCCCAAAAGCAAACCCCACTAAAAATAGATTCTTTTTGGCAGTATAACGAACCATTAGAATCTTCCTTAGTGGTAATTACTCCATCTAGTGGTGAGACTATTCTTGATGTTTTGGGAACAATCCCTCTGAGTCGAGATGATGAAGATATTCCGGTTTTAGCTGCTGGGGATGTGGTGATGAAATATTTGAGTCATGTTTATCAGGATGTGAGTCAAAAAGCAGTTTTAAGTGCAATGAATATAGAAAATTCTTAA
- a CDS encoding CU044_2847 family protein, which produces MELQNKIISVELSDGTLVKVEATQIGDRKMGLQTRPFYEATTVIESLTRDIAETLQKLKPDQASVKFGVEIGVDAGKLTAVLAKGTSTANLEIILQWSK; this is translated from the coding sequence ATGGAACTCCAAAACAAAATAATTTCGGTGGAGCTGTCGGATGGTACCCTTGTAAAAGTAGAGGCGACACAAATAGGCGATCGCAAAATGGGTCTGCAAACTAGACCATTTTATGAAGCTACAACTGTAATTGAATCCCTAACTAGGGACATAGCCGAAACTTTGCAGAAGTTAAAACCAGACCAAGCTAGTGTTAAATTTGGTGTTGAGATTGGAGTAGATGCGGGTAAGCTGACAGCGGTACTAGCGAAGGGAACTAGTACTGCAAATTTAGAAATTATTTTGCAATGGAGTAAGTAA